One Coffea arabica cultivar ET-39 chromosome 5c, Coffea Arabica ET-39 HiFi, whole genome shotgun sequence DNA window includes the following coding sequences:
- the LOC113690127 gene encoding anthocyanidin 3-O-glucoside 2'''-O-xylosyltransferase, producing MHMSFNTHKPKISCTSFFLIIRIRMSSSWEEMPRPEGKRLHVAMFPGLATGHMTPFLHLANELAKRGHKVSYLLTKKAKIQLECGNLYPDVVTFHVLPVPHVEGLPPGTENASEIPIFLNSLFALAFDNMSDQVEAALSDLNPDVVLYDTAFRITDFAPKIGFKTVCYNVVSAASIALALVPARQMPKDRPLTEEELMEPPPGYPSSSVVLRKHEAKVLAFMSSEFGARTFYDRIITALKGCHAIAIRSCQELEGQFCDYIGGQYQKPVFLSGPVLPEQEKQPLDGKWAEWLGKFEQKSVVFCAFGSQIILEKQQFQELVLGFELTGLPFFVALKPPLGTGSIEESLPDGFEERVGGRGVVYGGWVQQPQILSHPSVGCFVNHCGFGSMWESLMSDCQIVLVPHLGDQILNSRLLCGDLKVAVEVERDESGWFSKESLSSAINAVMGPDSEVGSSLRKSHLKVKEILSSPGYMSNYVESFIQNLYEL from the coding sequence ATGCACATGAGCTTCAACACACATAAGCCAAAAATCTCATgtacatcattttttttaataatcagAATCAGAATGTCTTCATCATGGGAGGAGATGCCTCGTCCTGAGGGAAAAAGGCTGCATGTGGCCATGTTTCCAGGGCTAGCAACAGGCCATATGACACCATTCCTTCACCTGGCAAACGAGCTAGCTAAAAGAGGCCACAAAGTCTCTTACTTGTTGACGAAAAAGGCTAAAATTCAGCTCGAATGCGGCAATCTTTATCCTGATGTTGTCACCTTTCATGTCCTTCCAGTCCCTCATGTTGAAGGGCTTCCTCCAGGAACGGAAAACGCTTCTGAAATCCCAATTTTCTTGAACAGTCTTTTTGCATTAGCATTCGACAACATGAGTGATCAAGTTGAAGCTGCGCTGAGTGATCTTAACCCTGATGTGGTGTTATATGACACTGCTTTTCGGATCACAGATTTTGCTCCCAAAATTGGGTTTAAAACTGTGTGCTACAATGTTGTTTCTGCGGCATCCATTGCACTTGCACTTGTCCCCGCTCGACAGATGCCTAAAGACAGGCCTTTAACAGAGGAAGAATTGATGGAACCACCTCCTGGCTATCCATCTTCCTCTGTGGTGCTGAGAAAACACGAGGCAAAGGTTTTGGCCTTTATGTCTTCCGAATTCGGTGCCAGGACTTTCTATGATCGAATCATAACCGCCTTAAAAGGTTGTCATGCAATTGCCATAAGGTCATGTCAGGAACTGGAGGGACAATTTTGTGACTACATTGGCGGCCAATATCAGAAGCCAGTTTTCCTATCAGGCCCTGTCTTGCCTGAGCAGGAGAAACAACCTCTGGATGGCAAGTGGGCTGAGTGGCTTGGAAAATTTGAGCAAAAATCAGTGGTTTTCTGTGCATTTGGAAGCCAGATAATTCTTGAGAAGCAGCAATTTCAAGAACTTGTTCTGGGATTTGAGTTAACAGGGCTGCCATTTTTTGTTGCCCTGAAGCCACCTCTGGGGACCGGTTCAATAGAGGAATCTTTGCCTGATGGGTTTGAAGAGAGGGTTGGAGGAAGAGGAGTGGTTTATGGTGGTTGGGTGCAGCAGCCACAGATATTGAGCCATCCATCGGTTGGATGCTTTGTCAATCACTGCGGATTTGGATCCATGTGGGAGTCTTTGATGAGTGATTGCCAGATTGTGCTGGTACCACATTTAGGTGATCAAATCTTGAATTCCAGATTGCTTTGTGGTGATCTTAAGGTTGCAGTGGAAGTGGAGAGAGACGAAAGTGGTTGGTTCTCTAAGGAGAGTCTAAGCAGCGCGATCAATGCTGTAATGGGTCCAGACAGTGAAGTGGGGAGTTCGCTCAGGAAGAGTCACTTGAAGGTGAAGGAAATTCTCTCAAGTCCTGGATACATGAGTAATTATGTGGAGAGTTTCATTCAAAACCTGTATGAGCTTTAG
- the LOC113690030 gene encoding anthocyanidin 3-O-glucoside 2'''-O-xylosyltransferase-like → MADENGFHIAMFPWFATGHMTPFLHLSNKLAEKGHRISFLLPNKAKHQLEHLNLHPSLITFYTLTVPHVEGLPPGTETASDVPIFLTSLLATAMDNMRDRVRDLLQKLKPSIVFYDMAHWIPELASEIGFKTVNYNVVSAASIAIALVPSRKPVEDRTITGAELMEPPPGYPSSTVLLRRHEAQGLSFIFLEFGKDIAFYDRITIAMKRSHAISIRTCRELEGSLCDYIAREYHKPVFLTGPVLPESEKEDLQEKWANWLKGFEPGTVVFCAFGSQVVLEKQQFQELVLGFELTGLPFLIALKPPFGTTSVEEALPEGFEGRIRGRGIVYGGWVQQPAILSHPSVGCFVNHCGFGSMWESLMSDCQIVLVPHLADQILNTRLLAEELKVAVEVERDNKSTWFSRESLCRAIKSAMDRDSEVGGLIRENHAKWKEVLASPTFMGGCIEKFIQDLQEL, encoded by the coding sequence ATGGCTGATGAAAATGGGTTTCACATTGCTATGTTTCCATGGTTTGCCACTGGACACATGACTCCTTTCCTCCACCTCTCCAATAAACTTGCTGAAAAGGGCCACAGAATCTCATTCTTGTTGCCAAACAAGGCTAAACATCAACTGGAGCACCTCAATCTTCATCCTAGTCTCATCACATTCTATACACTAACTGTTCCTCATGTTGAAGGCCTTCCTCCTGGAACCGAGACAGCTTCTGATGTTCCCATTTTCCTCACAAGTCTACTGGCAACTGCCATGGACAACATGCGCGATCGTGTCAGAGACTTGCTGCAAAAATTGAAGCCCTCCATCGTCTTCTATGATATGGCACATTGGATACCTGAATTGGCTTCAGAAATTGGTTTCAAAACTGTGAATTACAATGTTGTATCTGCTGCATCAATTGCCATTGCGTTAGTTCCGTCGCGTAAACCTGTTGAAGACAGGACAATTACAGGAGCTGAGCTGATGGAACCGCCACCAGGTTACCCTTCATCTACAGTTTTATTGCGCAGGCACGAAGCTCAGGGATTGTCATTTATATTTCTTGAATTTGGAAAGGACATAGCTTTCTATGACAGGATCACAATTGCCATGAAACGAAGCCATGCGATCTCTATCAGAACTTGTAGAGAATTGGAAGGATCTTTGTGCGATTACATAGCAAGAGAGTATCACAAGCCAGTATTTCTTACAGGGCCTGTTTTGCCCGAGTCTGAGAAGGAAGATTTACAAGAAAAATGGGCTAATTGGCTGAAGGGATTTGAGCCAGGCACGGTTGTGTTCTGTGCATTTGGCAGCCAAGTGGTCTTGGAAAAGCAGCAATTTCAAGAACTTGTTCTGGGATTTGAGTTAACTGGTTTGCCATTCTTGATAGCTTTAAAACCACCATTTGGGACCACATCTGTCGAAGAGGCTCTTCCTGAAGGATTTGAAGGGAGGATAAGAGGCAGGGGCATTGTTTATGGAGGTTGGGTGCAACAGCCGGCTATCTTGAGCCATCCATCAGTGGGATGCTTTGTGAATCATTGTGGGTTTGGATCAATGTGGGAGTCTTTGATGAGCGATTGCCAGATTGTGCTCGTACCACACCTGGCTGACCAAATCTTGAACACTAGGTTGCTAGCTGAAGAGTTGAAGGTTGCAGTTGAGGTAGAGAGGGATAACAAAAGCACATGGTTTTCTAGGGAGAGTCTGTGCAGGGCAATCAAGTCTGCTATGGATAGAGACAGTGAAGTTGGTGGCCTAATTAGGGAGAATCATGCAAAGTGGAAGGAAGTCCTTGCAAGTCCAACCTTTATGGGAGGTTGTATTGAAAAGTTCATACAAGATTTACAAGAACTATGA